A part of Paroedura picta isolate Pp20150507F chromosome 7, Ppicta_v3.0, whole genome shotgun sequence genomic DNA contains:
- the RXFP3 gene encoding relaxin-3 receptor 1, whose product MDALCEHSYCSLAASMKEAGAGEFLDFSSSLLEDRQWGNLSNESLQELSMSIANLDRADGLQGASWIILRILISIVYSVVCALGLVGNLLVLYLMKSKQGWKKSSINLFVTCLAVTDFQFVLTLPFWAVENALDFTWLFGKAMCKILSYVTAMNMYASVFFLTAMSVARYHSVASALKAKRQGGLCGAKWLCILIWAAAILASLPHAIFSTTSTILDEELCLIKIPDSQGNNTPFWLGLYQSQKVLLGFVAPLGIITLSYLLLVRFISDRHVGASTCGPSTKRRSKVTKSVTIVVLTFFLCWLPNQALTAWGVLIKLNALHFSHAYFLSQAYLFPITVCLAHSNSCLNPVFYCLMRKEFRKALKKLLWRITSPSLTTMRPFTATTKPEQEEKASHALGPIRSNHDSPVVAGAPAVPATMSDVISYPPGVVVYSSRCDFLPTGGSAETHC is encoded by the coding sequence ATGGATGCCCTGTGTGAACACAGCTACTGCTCGCTGGCAGCTAGCATGAAAGAAGCAGGGGCGGGAGAGTTCCTGGATTTCTCCTCCAGCCTGTTGGAGGACAGGCAATGGGGCAACCTCAGCAACGAGTCCTTGCAAGAGCTTTCTATGAGCATCGCCAACCTGGACCGAGCGGACGGGCTCCAAGGGGCCAGCTGGATCATCCTCCGCATCCTCATCTCCATCGTCTACTCTGTGGTGTGCGCCCTCGGCCTGGTGGGCAACCTGCTGGTACTCTACCTGATGAAGAGCAAGCAGGGGTGGAAGAAGTCCTCCATCAACCTCTTTGTCACCTGCTTGGCCGTGACGGACTTCCAGTTTGTGTTGACCTTGCCCTTTTGGGCGGTGGAGAACGCCCTGGACTTCACCTGGCTCTTTGGCAAGGCCATGTGCAAGATCCTCTCCTACGTGACGGCCATGAACATGTACGCCAGCGTGTTCTTCCTCACCGCCATGAGCGTCGCCCGGTACCACTCAGTGGCTTCTGCCCTGAAGGCCAAACGTCAAGGAGGACTCTGTGGGGCCAAATGGCTCTGCATCCTCATTTGGGCGGCCGCCAtcttggcttccctcccccacgCCATCTTCTCGACCACCTCCACCATCTTAGACGAGGAGCTCTGCCTGATCAAGATCCCCGACAGCCAGGGGAACAACACACCATTCTGGTTAGGGCTGTACCAGTCGCAGAAGGTCCTGCTGGGTTTCGTGGCTCCGCTGGGCATCATCACCCTTAGCTACCTGCTGCTCGTCCGCTTCATCAGCGACAGGCACGTGGGCGCCAGCACCTGTGGCCCCAGCACCAAGCGCCGGTCCAAAGTGACCAAATCGGTGACCATTGTGGTGCTGACCTTCTTCCTCTGCTGGCTGCCCAACCAGGCGCTCACGGCCTGGGGTGTCCTCATCAAGCTCAACGCCCTCCACTTCAGCCATGCCTACTTCCTCTCCCAGGCGTACCTCTTCCCCATCACGGTGTGCCTGGCCCACTCCAACAGCTGCCTCAACCCCGTCTTCTACTGCCTCATGCGCAAGGAATTCCGCAAGGCCCTCAAGAAGCTGCTCTGGAGGATCACCTCACCCTCGCTGACCACCATGCGCCCTTTCACGGCCACCACCAAGCCGGAGCAGGAGGAGAAGGCCTCGCACGCCCTGGGGCCCATCCGCTCTAACCACGACTCTCCTGTAGTCGCCGGTGCTCCTGCCGTGCCGGCCACTATGTCTGACGTTATCTCTTACCCCCCGGGCGTGGTGGTGTACAGCAGCCGCTGTGACTTCTTGCCCACCGGCGGCTCGGCTGAGACTCACTGTTAG